In Macrotis lagotis isolate mMagLag1 chromosome 8, bilby.v1.9.chrom.fasta, whole genome shotgun sequence, a single genomic region encodes these proteins:
- the INTS15 gene encoding integrator complex subunit 15, which translates to MSDIRHSLIRRDALSAAKEVLYHLDIYFSSQLQNAPLPIVDKGPIELLEEFIFQVPKERNSQPKRLNSLQELQLLEIMCNYFQEQAKDSVRQIIFSSLFSPQGNKADDSRMILLGKLVSMAVAVCRIPVLECAASWLQRTPAGYCVRLAKALVDDYCSLVPGSIQTLKQIFSASPRFCCQFITAVTALYDLSSDDLIPPLDLLEVIVNWIFEDPRLILITFLNTPIAANLPIGFLELTPLTGLIRWCVKAPLAYKRKKKTTLPNGHMNNKIAKESVAGNDRDFHLLYSKLHLSVLQVLMMLQVHLTEKNLYGRLGLVLFDHMVPLVEEINRLSDELNPLNASKEIDLSLDRLAQALQVAMASGALLCTRDDLRTLCSRLPHNNLLQLVISGPVQQSAHTTLPPGFYPHIHTPPLGYPAHAAHPALPAHPAHPALPAHPVQTFIPGMTFPYRPIR; encoded by the exons ATGAGTGACATTCGCCATTCCCTGATCCGGCGAGATGCATTGAGTGCTGCTAAGGAAGTATTGTATCATTTGGATATTTACTTCAGCAGTCAGCTCCAAAATGCACCTCTTCCTATCGTGGACAAGGGTCCCATTGAACTTTTGGAAGAATTCATATTTCAGGTTCCCAAGGAACGCAATTCCCAACCTAAG AGACTGAATTCACTTCAGGAGCTTCAACTTCTTGAAATCATGTGCAATTATTTCCAGGAGCAAGCCAAGGATTCTGTGCGTCAGATTATTTTCTCATCCCTTTTTAGTCCTCAAGGGAACAAAGCAGATGATAGCCGGATGATCTTACTAGGGAAGTTGGTCTCAATGGCCGTGGCTGTGTGTCGGATTCCTGTGTTAGAATGTGCTGCATCCTGGCTacag cgTACACCTGCAGGCTACTGTGTGAGGTTAGCAAAGGCCTTAGTTGATGACTACTGTAGTTTGGTGCCAGGATCTATTCAGACATTGAAACAGATATTCAGTGCCAGTCCTCGATTCTGCTGCCAATTTATTACAGCTGTTACTGCACTCTATGACCTTTCCTCAG atgatTTAATTCCACCTTTGGACTTGCTTGAGGTGATCGTCAACTGGATCTTTGAGGATCCCCGTTTGATTCTCATTACCTTTTTAAACACCCCAATTGCAGCCAATCTTCCTATTGGATTTTTAGAGCTAACTCCACTCACTGGACTGATTCGCTGGTGTGTGAAGGCACCTCTTGCttacaagagaaaaaagaagaccaCATTACCAAATGGTCACATGAACAATAAAATTGCCAAGGAGTCTGTTGCAGGAAATGACAGGGACTTTCATCTCTTATACTCAAAACTGCATTTAAGTGTTCTGCAGGTTCTAATGATGCTTCAGGTACATTTAACAGAGAAGAATTTATATGGACGATTGGGGCTGGTCCTATTTGACCACATGGTTCCCCTAGTTGAAGAGATTAATAGATTATCTGATGAACTGAATCCACTCAATGCCTCCAAAGAAATCGATCTATCTCTTGACCGCCTAGCTCAGGCTCTGCAGGTGGCCATGGCATCCGGAGCCCTGCTATGCACCAGAG atgaCTTGAGAACATTGTGTTCCAGGCTGCCACATAACAA ccTGCTTCAGCTCGTGATCTCAGGCCCAGTTCAACAATCCGCCCACACCACTCTGCCACCGGGATTTTATCCTCATATTCATACCCCTCCACTGGGTTATCCTGCGCATGCTGCGCACCCTGCACTCCCAGCCCACCCAGCCCACCCTGCACTCCCAGCCCATCCCGTACAGACGTTTATACCAGGCATGACTTTTCCATACAGGCCCATCCGTTAA